A genomic segment from Coccinella septempunctata chromosome 3, icCocSept1.1, whole genome shotgun sequence encodes:
- the LOC123310046 gene encoding uncharacterized protein LOC123310046: MKLSDFSERRLEVFALYDKKESDVLEDIRILREWMSKLPHLPNDMIQDEFLELCLLKNKFSIEKSKSKIEMYCTLKGNPHYDYVYDRIPVPSKEPSSHIPIPMLTDEYKRLVFFTVNDVDAYEMDTDLNFNAVIREFLLRYDYNDGEIEILDLRNCPSSIIRKFRVNIYADSIQLILKCYSARISAIHVISKIGRTLFAVFMHLLPKKLVSRLHFHDDEESLRRVVPAKYLPSDLGGDLKSLQEIRADWDEIFVDNRKLIRSFVDTKSREELRQGGDSVNEELKGTFRKLNLD, encoded by the exons ATGAAGTTATCGGATTTCAGTGAACGTCGACTTGAAGTCTTCGCTCTGTATGATAAGAAAGAAAGTGATGTGCTAGAGGACATTAGGATCCTTAGAGAATGGATGTCGAAGCTTCCACATTTACCGAATGATATGATTCAAG atgAATTCTTAGAATTATGCCTCCTCAAAAACAAGTTCTCCATCGAAAAaagtaaatcgaaaatagaaatGTATTGTACATTGAAGGGAAATCCACATTACGATTATGTTTACGATAGGATACCGGTACCCAGCAAAGAACCATC GTCTCATATACCTATTCCAATGCTGACAGACGAATATAAAAGGTTGGTATTTTTCACTGTAAATGATGTGGACGCCTACGAAATGGATACAGATCTCAATTTCAATGCAGTAATTAGGGAGTTCCTCTTGAGGTATGACTACAATGATGGCGAAATCGAAATACTAGATTTGCGGAATTGTCCTAGCAGTATTATTCGAAAATTTCGTGTGAATATTTACGCCGATTCTATCCAGCTTATACTG AAATGTTATTCTGCTAGAATTTCTGCCATCCATGTGATAAGTAAAATCGGGAGAACACTTTTCGCAGTCTTCATGCACTTATTACCAAAAAAACTAGTATCTAGG CTCCATTTCCATGATGATGAGGAGTCACTGAGGAGGGTCGTTCCAGCGAAATATTTGCCTAGTGATCTTGGTGGAGATCTCAAATCACTCCAAGAAATAAGAG CTGATTGGGATGAAATTTTCGTTGACAACAGAAAACTGATTAGAAGCTTCGTAGACACAAAATCCAGAGAAGAATTGAGGCAGGGTGGCGACTCGGTAAATGAAGAACTCAAAGGAACATTCAGAAAGTTGAACCTCGATTGA
- the LOC123310047 gene encoding uncharacterized protein LOC123310047 isoform X1 has translation MKLSDFSERRLEVFALYDKKESDVLEDIRILREWMSKLPHLPNDMIQDEFLEICLLKNKFSMEKSKAKIEMYCTLKGNSHYDYIYERIPVPSKEPSSHIPIPILTDEYKRLVFCAIHDVNAFEMDTDLNFNAVIREFFLRYDYNDGEIVVIDLRNCPSSIIRKFRVNICADGIQLILQGYSTRLSAIHVISRIGRTIVAVVMPLLPKKLVSRLHFHDDEESLRRVIPAKYLPSDFGGDLKSLQEIRADWDEIFIENRKLIRSFVDTKSREELRQGGDSVNEELKGTFRKFNLD, from the exons ATGAAGTTATCGGATTTCAGTGAACGTCGACTTGAAGTCTTCGCTCTGTATGATAAGAAAGAAAGTGATGTGTTAGAGGACATAAGGATACTTAGAGAATGGATGTCGAAGCTACCACATTTACCAAATGATATGATTCAAG atgaATTCTTAGAAATATGCCTGCTCAAAAACAAGTTCTCCATGGAAAAAAGTAAAGCGAAAATAGAAATGTATTGTACATTGAAGGGAAATTCACATTACGATTATATTTACGAAAGGATACCGGTACCCAGTAAAGAACCATC ATCTCATATACCTATTCCAATCCTCACAGACGAATATAAAAGATTGGTATTTTGCGCTATACACGATGTGAATGCCTTCGAAATGGATACAGATCTCAACTTCAATGCAGTTATTAGGGAGTTCTTCTTGAGGTATGACTACAATGATGGCGAAATCGTTGTAATAGATTTGAGGAATTGTCCTAGCAGTATTATTCGAAAATTTCGTGTGAACATTTGCGCCGATGGTATCCAGCTTATACTG CAAGGTTATTCTACTAGATTGTCTGCCATCCATGTGATAAGTAGAATAGGGAGAACAATTGTCGCAGTGGTCATGCCCTTATTGCCTAAAAAACTGGTATCTAGG ctccattttcatgatgatgAGGAGTCATTGAGGAGGGTCATTCCAGCGAAATATTTGCCGAGTGACTTTGGTGGAGATCTCAAATCACTGCAAGAAATAAGAG CTGATTgggatgaaattttcattgaGAACAGAAAACTGATTAGAAGCTTCGTAGACACAAAATCCAGAGAAGAACTGAGGCAGGGTGGCGACTCGGTAAATGAAGAACTTAAAGGAACATTCAGAAAGTTTAACCTCGATTGA